gcaaacatggttcactgcagctttgatgatctcctgggctcaagcagccctcctacttcagcctcccgagtaactgggatctcaagcatgcaccaccacacctggctcattttaaaaattttttgtaaagatggggttttgccatgttgcttaggctggtctggaactcttggcttcaagcaattttcctgccttgacctcccaaaattctgggattgcaggagtgagtcactgtgtccagcTAAGTAAGAcgtgcatcctttttttttttttttttttttgaatgaagtctatgatgcccaggctggtcttgaactcctgagctcaagtgatcctcctgctttgacctcccaaagtgctaggattacacgtgtgagccgtCGCACTAAGCCAAGACCTGCATCTTAAGAGGGGGAGTTTAGACTGCAGGCCTCTTGCTTGCAAGTGAGATATCATTTTCCCAATCCATCCAGAAAGGTCCTTGtattgaaactaggcctcataaaacttagaaactaggcctcacatagaaaaaattaacaccaggtggctctggatagggtcccaccctgcctcgatagggtcccaccctgatagggtcccaccctgccaattccgggaaacaaccccatggggtcccaccctgccaattccgggggtcccaccctgcctcgaagttcccggaatcagcaactccaagaaaaaacctcataaggtcctgctctaaccaattagaacaaaacaccttgctcaggccatagctagacccaattaccacgcgtctaaagctttgtttgaatttcgcgccttaagctgtgtttgaacttgtgtttgcctatataaacaacctgaaacaagcactcggggtcccagggccaacttagagcttgggaccctagcgcgctagtaataaataactctctgctgtgaatcttgtgtcggtggtccttcgcggcgacccctgcccaggagggaatcgacagttcggttccaacatttggtgcattggccgggaagtggggtcgtccgaggacccccaacccatccggcggagacccatctggccccggccacggactgctgactgaacggacctaccaggtactctcgttttgttctgtctgtcttgccggctaactctgaactctggggagtactccttctgaattaagtggggaagggggacagacgtgtcccGCACCTTCCCACTTGCACCCTGGGGGacgccctggcggtagtctgggagaagTCTAACGACTCAGTTAGCCTCTTCAAATCTGTAGGCAGGCCGCCCCtgccgtctgaatattttgtgatcttgtggcgccactctctggccgcgcggcttctccttacttgtctggtctttgtttttgtttcttttgttttgtccttgttataTGTGGACGAAATGGGAcagacgttgacgactcctttgtctctaaccctgactcacttccctgacgtccgggctcgagcccaccacctctctgtagaagtccgtaagggacgatggaaaacattctgctcGTCCGAATGGCCAACCCTCAATGGGGAATGGCCCCGGGACGGAACATTTAACCTCTCAATTATCTTGCAGgttaaagcaaaagtgatggatcctgggccactcggacacccggaccaggtggcctacataattatttgggaggatctggtccgaaatcctccctcttgggtgaaacccttcctccatcccccttccccatcccaatctaccctccttgccttagaagccccaaagaatcGGAATCCAGACCCGcctaagccagtcctcccagatgaaccccagagggatctcctccttcttgaccccctgcctcctccacctcagaacccccttctgggacctccaccttacgcttcacccttgccccctgtcttgtccccagctctttcctctaccacctcggcccctaccctttctccaacttctccctcggcccctccctccaccccgtctccttctccagccccgcccaaactcacccctcggacgccgcctccgacacctcctcgtctccgcttgcggcggactgaggacccagaGGGCCCTTCTACttggcaatcctccctttttcccctccgtactgtcaatcgcacggtccagtactggcccttctctgcctctgacctctacaactggaaaacccataacccttccttttcccaagacccccaggccctaacctcgttaatagaatccattctcctcactcaccagcccacttgggatgattgccagcaacttttgcaggtcctcctaaccactgaagaaagtcctcctggaggcccggaaaaatgtgccaggaccaggaggcctcccaacccaacttcccaatgaaatagacgagggatttcccctcacccgcccagactgggactatgaaacggcaccaggtagggagagtctccgaatctatcgccaggctctgttggcgggtctcaaaggggcaggaaagcgccccacaaatttggccaaggtaaggaccataactcaggaaagggatgaaagcccggcagccttcatggaaaggcttctggaaggattCCGAATGTATACTCCATTCGATCTAGAAGCCCTAGAACATAAGGCTACCGTAGCTATGGCATTCATAGACCAAGCTGCAttagatataaaaggaaaactccaaaggctagatggaatccaaacctatggattacaggaattggttagggaggcagaaaaagtatataataagagagaaacacctgaggaaagggaagccaggttagcAAAGGAACAGATGGAGCGAGAGGATCGTAGGGACCGAGTAAgaaataagcatttaacaaaaatcctggcggcagttgtgaaagagaaaggaccagggagagagggagaaaagcgaaggcggccaaaagtggaaaaagaccagtgtgcctactgcaaagaacGGGGACATTGGATTAAAGATTGCCCCAAGCGtcctaaagaccaaaagaaacctgCCGCTGTCCTCACCCTAGGTGAAGATAGCGAATAGGGGTGTCAAGGCTCTGGAGCCCCCCCCGAGCCCCAGCTAACTCTCTCTGTAGGGGGGCAACCCACCACCTTCTTGGTGGACACAGGCGCCCAACATTCAGTTTTGACAAAGGCAGACGGGCCCCTGTCTTCCTGCACATCGTGGGTCCAGGGGGCAACAGGGGGAAAATTGCACAAGTGGACTAACCACCGGACAGTTAATCTTGGACAAGGAATGGTGACACATTCCTTCTTGGTGGTACCTGAATGCCCCTACCCCCTCCTAGGGCGAGATCTTCTGACCAAGCTCGGAGCCCAAATCCATTTCTCCGAGACAGGGGCCCAGGTATTAAATCGGGCGGTCAGCCCATCCAAATCTTAACTGTGTCTCTGCAAGATGAGCATCGGCTTTTCGACGCTCCGGTTATCACTAGCCTCCCTGATATTTGGTTGCAAGATTTTCCCcaagcttgggcggaaacgggaGGACTCGGGCTAGCTAAGTATCAAGCCCCAATCATAATTGATCTAAAGCCCACGGCGGTGCCCGTGTCTATCAAGCAATATCCCATGAGCCAAGAGGCTCATATAGGAATTCGGCAGCACATTAACAAATTTCTAGAACTCGGAGTGTTGCGACCTTGTCGCTCGCCCTGGAACACTCCTCTTCTGCCAGTAAAAAAGCCTGGTactcaggattacaggcctgtccaAGACTTGAGAGAAATCAACAAAAGAACAATGGACATCCATCCCACGGTCCCCAATCCTTACAACTTACTCAGCACCTTAAAACCAGGCTATGACTGGTATACagtattagatttaaaagatgctttcttttgTTTACCTCTGGCCCCTCAAagccaagaactctttgcctttgagtggaaggatcctgagaaaggaatttCGGGCCAATTGACCTGGACCCGGCTTCCCCAAGGTTTCAAgaactctcccactctcttcgaTGAGGCTCTTCATCGAGACCTGACCGACTTCCGGACCCAAAATCCAGACGTGACTCTACTCCAGTATGTGGATGACCTCCTCTTGGCTGCTCCTACAAAGGAAATCTGTATACAAGGTACCAGGCATCTACTCCAGGCACTGGGTGAAAAAGGATACCGGGCATCCGCCAAGAAGGCACAGCTCTGTCAAACCAAGGTAACATATCTGGGGTATATCCTGAGTGAAGGGaaaaggtggctcacccctgggcGCATAGAGACAGTGGCTCGCCTTCCACCACCACGAAATCCCAGGGAGGTACGTGAATTCTTGGGAACTGCTGGGTTCTGTCGCTTGTGGATACCCGGTTTTGCTGAACTGGCCGCCCCCCTTTATGCACTCACCAAGGAGAGCACCCCTTTCACCTGGCAGACAGAGCATCGATTGGCTTTTGAGGCACTAAAACAAGCACTCTTGTCTGCCCCGGCCCTTGGGTTACCGGACACCTCAAAGCCCTTTACCCTCTTCCTAGATGAAAGGCAAGGAATTGCCAAAGGGGTCTTGACCCAAAAATTAGGGCCTTGGAAAAGACCGGTAGCATACCTGTCTAAGAAGCTAGACCCTGTGGCGGCCGGCTGGCCCCCGTGTCTCCGTATCATGGCAGCCACCGCTATGCtggtcaaggactctgctaaGTTAACCCTTGGGCAGCGACTGACTATTATTACCCCACATGCTCTAGAGGCCATAGTGCGGCAGCCCCCGGACCGGTGGATAACCAACGCACGCCTAACCCACTACCAGGCCCTCCTACTGGACACGGACCGCGTCCAGTTTGGCCCTCCGGTCACCCTAAACCCTGCTACGCTGCTGCCGGTACCGGAAGACCAACCAAGCCCACACGATTGTCGGCAAGTACTGGCTGAGACCCATGGAACACGGGAAGACCTTAAAGACCAAGAACTCCCAGACGCGGATCACACCTGGTACACAGATGGCAGCAGTTACCTTGACTCAGGTACCCGGAGGGCGGGAGCGGCGGTAGTAGATGGCCACAACACCATTTGGGCACAATCACTACCTCCTGGCACGTCTGCACAGAAGGCTGAGTTAATAGCACTAACCAAGGCCCTAGAGCTgtcaaagggaaagaaagctaacatttatactgatagccggtatgcctttgcaacggctcatactcatggaagtatctatgagagaagaggtctcctaacctcagaaggaaaggaaatcaagaacaaagctgaaataattgccttattgaaagccctttttcttcctcaagaagtggcTATAATTCACTGCCCCGGGCATCAGAAAGGACAGGATCCAGTCGCAGTAGGAAACAGACAGGCTGACCAAGTAGCCAGGCAAGCCGCCATGGCGGAAGTACTGACCCTCGCCACAGAACCTGACGAAACCAGCCACATAACTATTGAACATACCTATACCCCAGaagaccaggaagaagcaaaggccataggggctatagaaaacaaagacactaaaaactgggaaaaaggagggaaaatagtccttccccaaaaggaggccctggcaatgatccagcagatgcatgcctggacacacttgagtaatcgaaagctaaaattactgattgaaaaaactgactttctaatcccaaaggcaagtaccctcgtagaacaagtgacatctgcctgtaaggtctgtcagcaggtaaacgctggggctacccgagtgccagaaggaaaacgaactcgtggtaaccgcccaggagtctattgggaaatagacttcaccgaagtaaaacctcactatgctggatataagtacttactggtgtttgtagataccttttcaggatgggtagaagcctaccccacccggcaagaaacggcacacatagtagccaagaaaattttggaagaaatctttcctagattcggacttcccaaggtaattgggtcagataacgggccggccttcatttctcaggtaagtcaggggctcgccaggatattggggattaattggaaattacattgtgcctatagaccccagagctcaggacaggtagaaagaatgaatagaacaataaaagagacccttactaaattgaccttagagactggtttaaaagattggagacgcctcctatccttagctctgttaagggcccggaatacacctaaccgttttgggctcactccatatgaaatcctctacgggggacctccccctttgtcaaccttgcttaattccttctccccctccaaTCCTAAGACTGACATACAGGcccggctaaaaggactccaagcagtacaggcccaaatctgggcccccttggcagaactgtaccaaccaggacatccacagaccagtcaccccttccaggtgggagactctgtctatgTTAGACGGCATCGCACTCAAGGACTAGAGCCTCGGTGGAAaggaccctacattgttctcctgaccacacccacagccataaaggtggacggaatctccacttggatccacgcatcccacgccaaggctgctccagGGACGCCCGGACCAACACCACCTGAGACATGGAGACTCCGACGCTCCGAGgacccgctcaagataagactctctcgtatctagCCCCTTGCTTGTTACTAGCCCTCCTTCCCTGCGTCGCTGGCAGTAATAACCCCCACCGGCCATATAACCTGACCTGGCAGGTGATTGATTTTAGTACTCATGAAGTCTTagataaaacctcaaaaattgctCCTATGGGGACTTGGTTCCCcgacctctatttcaacctagacaaaatagcaaaaatagatgacatggaagggggagaatggagaaaacaggctAGAAGGGTGTCCGTAAGCCAGAACGGGTTCTATGCCTGTCCCGGATTCAggacaggagaaatgaaaaaaacttgtGGAGAAATAGATGCCCTGTTTTGCGCTAGTTGGTCCTGTATAATTACTAATGATGGAGAATGGAAATGGGCCACGAAACCCTGGTACataaccatgtcctttgtccagcgcTGCACCAGAACCCGATATTCAAAAACTTGCAATCTGGTTCGCATCAAGTTTGAAGATGCAGCAAAATCTGATAACCGTTGGATATCCGGGTTAATATGGggcctatatttataccaaaagccactgtacggaatccctatccaaatcaaattaatagtcaaccctatcacagcccctgtcgcagtaggaccaaaccaagttttatcagaaacaaggaaGCCCCAGGTTCCTGCACCAAGAGAGCCTCAACCAAGAGCTCCTAAAAGCACTTCCCTGCCTCTAATCTCCACCTCTTCTAAATACACACCTTCAGCCCAAACCGTCACCCGCGGGCCCCTTGACCTAGGAATAGGTGACAGGCTCCTAAATCTCATAAACGGCTCCTACTTCGCTTTAAACCAGACAAAGCCAGAATTTACATCCTCTTGCTGGCTATGTCTGGCAACAGGCCCCCCTTACTATGAAGGCATTGCCTCCACTAATAATTTCACTAACTCCGCCAATCCTACTGGATGCGCAtgggaacaacaaagaaaactaaccctGGCTGAAGTTTCTGGGTCAGGAACCTGCATAGGCCAGGTGCCCCCTAGTCATCAGCATCTTTGTAATGTAACCTTGACAGTACCCAGCTCCAATCACTATCTGGTCCCCTCCGAGACGGACTGGTGGGCTTGCAACACTGGGCTCACCCCCTGTATATCCACAGCCGTTTTTAGCAGTGGCACCCACTATTGCGTGTTGGTACAAGTTGTTCCCCGAGTATACTATCACTCTGAAGACTCCTTTGATCTCCGGTATGAGCAAAAAACTCATACTAGACCAAAGAGAGAACCTATCTCCCTTACCCTCGCCGTAATGTTAGGAATTGGGGTAGCGGCTGGAGTTGGGACcgggacagcagccctagtgcatggtaaccatcatctgcaacaacttagagtagccatagatgaagaccttagagccatagaacaatccatcacaaaacttgaagagtccttgacttctctgtctgaagttgtattacaaaaccgacgaggactagaaattgtctttctgaaagagggcgggctctgtgcagccctgaaagagcaatgttgtttttatgcagatcattcaggagtagttaaagattctatggcaaaactaagagaaagattagacaagagaaaaaaagagagagaatctcagcaaaattggtttgaaaattggtacaaccaatccccttggcttagcaccctaatctccaccatcttaggacccctcatcctgcttatgctcatcctgactttcgggccatgcatactcaaccacttactcacccttattaaaaatagattaaacatagtacatgctatggttctgacccaacaataccagaccctcaggactgaagaagaggctcaagattgagcctctgacacaaaaagaggagggaatgaaactaggcctcataaaacttagaaactaggcctcacatagaaaaaattaacaccaggtggctctggatagggtcccaccctgcctcgatagggtcccaccctgatagggtcccaccctgccaattccgggaaacaaccccatggggtcccaccctgccaattccgggggtcccaccctgcctcgaagttcccggaatcagcaactccaagaaaaaacctcataaggtcctgctctaaccaattagaacaaaacaccttgctcaggccatagctagacccaattaccacgcgtctaaagctttgtttgaatttcgcgccttaagctgtgtttgaacttgtgtttgcctatataaacaacctgaaacaagcactcggggtcccagggccaacttagagcttgggaccctagcgcgctagtaataaataactctctgctgtgaatcttgtgtcggtggtccttcgcggcgacccctgcccaggagggaatcgacagttcggttccaacagtATCCTGTATGACTCATACTAATTCTCAGAGAGTGATCATCAGATTAGAGACTCTGGGGGTGTACCCTGCTCATAACCTTCCTTctgcagaaaaaaatgtgattcaGCAGAAAATAATGCACTGTCTGCACACAGCACACCCTTCCTGGTTATCAGATTCTAGCCTTTTGTTGCCTTTGAACTGCTTTACAACTCTGTAAATTGTAGGCAAATGATACATTGCCCTGTCTAGTAGATGTTCTCCCTCGCTCTCTTGTTGAAAAACCAGTTTCCATTTGCACATTCATTTCAATATCCCTGACCTATGAATGTGACTGTTCTTAGCTGCCCTTTTGAGCTGGTTATAACATCACCTGGCCCCCCttatgagttaaataaaatggtTAATACCTATTCATTTTCTATCTGTGTGAGAGTCataatttcacctttttttgAAAATGATCTTGCAACACTTCCTTCATCAGGTGTTTATGACAGCTCCTTTAGGCCAGAAGAGGTGGTGGGGTCCCTTGCAGGGCATCCCATGAAGTGGAGTTAAGAGCAGCCGGCAGGTGGCCTCTGTTCCCCAGAGCAGTCTCTGAATGGgaagggaggtgaggggaggaggaagagaagagggaggggtTCTGACCAGTGAATGGGACAAGGTCTTAGCAAGACCTAGATTCTTGGGTTGGTgaagtggctcatgtctatactcccagcacttcgggagccaAAGCAggggcatcacttgagcccaggagttctgtttcagcctgggcaacagagcaagaccccatctctacaaaaaaacaaaaaaacaaaaaaaaacgaccaggtgcagtggctcatgtctgtaatcccagcactttgggatgccaaggcaggtggatcatctgaggtcaggagttcaaaccagcctggccaatgtggtgaaaccccatctctactaaaaatacaaaaattaaccaggcatggtagtggacgcttgtaatcccagctactcgggaagctgaggcaggagaatcacttgaacctgggaggcggaggttgcagtgagccaagatcgtgccattgcactccagcctgggcaacaagagcaaaactccgtctcagaaaaaaaaaaaaacaactggatTCTCTCTCTGGTTAAGTTCCTAGCCAGCTATTTGaccttgagtttttttttttttttttttttgagacggagtctcactctgtcgcccaggctggagtgcagtggccggatctcagctcactgcaagctccgcctcccgggtttacgccattctcctgcctcagcctcccgagtagctgggattacaggcgcccgccaactcacctggctagttttttgtattttttagtagagacggggtttcaccatgttagccaggatggtctcgatctcctgacctcgtgatccacccgtctcggcctcccaagtgctgggattacaggcttgagccaccacgcccggcctgaccTTGAGTTTTAACAAGGCCTTTAAGTTTTAAGGGTAAGGAAGGGTGTCAACCTCTTTAAGTTTTGAGGGTAAGGAAGGGTGTCAAAACTGACATTTATTTCCTGAGCTCTTGTTTGTCTTGTTTGGGGTGGGGCTGGAAGGTGGGATGATTGACTACACTGGACAAGAAGCTGGGTTTCAGCAGTTAGGCAGTCTGCCTGGGATCAAGCTCCTTGATGAAGATATTGACAGTAATAACAACTGCAGCAGCTACCATTTCATGGGCACACATATGCCcgtatgtattatctcatttagtccccACCACTGCCTGGAAGGAAGGATTGATCTATGATCCCATCATTCAGACAGGAAGACAACAGCTCAAGGTCACAC
This Macaca mulatta isolate MMU2019108-1 chromosome 3, T2T-MMU8v2.0, whole genome shotgun sequence DNA region includes the following protein-coding sequences:
- the LOC144340195 gene encoding uncharacterized protein LOC144340195, translating into MDIHPTVPNPYNLLSTLKPGYDWYTVLDLKDAFFCLPLAPQSQELFAFEWKDPEKGISGQLTWTRLPQGFKNSPTLFDEALHRDLTDFRTQNPDVTLLQYVDDLLLAAPTKEICIQEAIVRQPPDRWITNARLTHYQALLLDTDRVQFGPPVTLNPATLLPVPEDQPSPHDCRQVLAETHGTREDLKDQELPDADHTWYTDGSSYLDSGTRRAGAAVVDGHNTIWAQSLPPGTSAQKAELIALTKALELSKGKKANIYTDSRYAFATAHTHGSIYERRGLLTSEGKEIKNKAEIIALLKALFLPQEVAIIHCPGHQKGQDPVAVGNRQADQVARQAAMAEVLTLATEPDETSHITIEHTYTPEDQEEAKAIGAIENKDTKNWEKGGKIVLPQKEALAMIQQMHAWTHLSNRKLKLLIEKTDFLIPKRCTRTRYSKTCNLVRIKFEDAAKSDNHKARIYILLLAMSGNRPPLL